In Verrucomicrobiota bacterium, one DNA window encodes the following:
- a CDS encoding DNA-directed RNA polymerase subunit alpha C-terminal domain-containing protein, which yields MMIETVVYVAISERIVKVKCRAIINTLTGQPKQTMIVYPTFEVPDDELGMVCETCLNQVGSLYESYFEGGTQGSLSSSHVEIGVMEIPPDDLQEVNQPEQQKETRRMRYYKEYWQLPLADIEEVSVRTQNWMIRSNINTLKDLSMLRIEDLASSRNMGLKSIMELIMLLYDYGLEFRGNVQRMMTRCPFKTQSMESLLDDGYEPLTHPYNDDEKHMIHFILKDMEEGEQHPDIPLEIPKSQN from the coding sequence ATGATGATCGAAACAGTCGTTTACGTAGCGATTTCAGAAAGAATCGTAAAAGTCAAATGTAGGGCAATCATTAATACCCTCACCGGACAGCCCAAGCAAACGATGATAGTATATCCGACATTTGAAGTTCCTGATGATGAATTAGGGATGGTTTGTGAGACGTGTCTAAATCAGGTGGGATCACTTTACGAGTCATACTTTGAAGGGGGTACGCAAGGGAGTCTCTCAAGCTCACACGTGGAGATTGGGGTGATGGAAATTCCCCCTGATGATCTCCAAGAAGTGAATCAACCCGAGCAACAAAAGGAGACTCGTCGTATGAGATATTATAAGGAATATTGGCAATTACCACTTGCTGATATTGAGGAAGTCAGTGTCCGGACTCAGAATTGGATGATCCGCAGCAATATCAATACATTGAAGGATTTATCAATGTTGAGAATCGAGGATTTGGCCTCCAGCCGGAATATGGGCTTAAAGAGCATTATGGAACTCATTATGCTGCTGTATGATTATGGTCTAGAATTCCGGGGCAATGTCCAAAGGATGATGACCCGTTGTCCCTTCAAAACACAGAGCATGGAATCCCTTTTGGATGATGGGTATGAACCTCTGACGCACCCGTACAATGACGATGAAAAACACATGATTCACTTCATTTTGAAAGACATGGAGGAAGGGGAGCAGCATCCGGACATTCCACTCGAAATCCCGAAGAGCCAGAATTAA
- a CDS encoding DEAD/DEAH box helicase family protein produces the protein MAQWVYNRTPEHCDPSERDTADILARLDDQWIIRWGFYYKDDRGQSREGDFLICGPNGHVLVLENKGGTLRYLQTTGDHEDTDERDHPMVQLDREWQSVIDRLRDQSSGREMPFIGKVLCLCNVTISTGDTEYQGINRGCIIDRQDLKQLGEWWRTNMNRSARNARESREIFMDAYAPGLQSQSQKHFITETDRIIERHTTGNYVILDMITENRQIFIQGGCGSGKTWLALEQARRWATEGSGRHVLLLCFNLALLEMLEGLVCRLKIKTGKITVRSYEGLARELIDKAGLGYERPVGGKAEQNKFFTEVVPEYLLDICRDPTFRPEYDALIVDEAQDHDTSFGQTMNKPDEPGWWGIYMCLLKEGSSSRIALFYDPAQRYFYCPESFDIGRLVKLFTQPALISLRETLRYTRPLAVFLNGLIHEDLKEFAGRIHVHPSLPTGPKIQITPHTAENDEESLVSGIIEQWISSGLCRAEQVLILYPNPHSMPSWLNQTTLGKWPLSTVVNRIMGHVGHLSVHKAKGLDSLGVILLGFKSFEKLTSRGERISYFMGASRARQLLAIVPRA, from the coding sequence ATGGCTCAATGGGTATACAACCGTACACCGGAACACTGTGATCCGTCTGAACGGGATACTGCCGACATCCTTGCGCGACTCGATGATCAATGGATCATTCGTTGGGGTTTCTATTATAAAGATGATAGAGGCCAGTCGCGAGAGGGGGATTTTCTCATCTGCGGCCCCAATGGACATGTTCTCGTTCTCGAAAACAAGGGAGGAACTCTTCGCTATTTGCAAACCACGGGGGATCACGAGGACACTGACGAAAGAGATCACCCTATGGTGCAGCTGGATCGTGAATGGCAATCCGTCATTGATCGACTCCGTGACCAGTCATCAGGACGGGAGATGCCTTTTATCGGGAAAGTCTTGTGCCTCTGCAATGTCACGATTTCCACGGGAGATACGGAATATCAGGGCATTAATCGTGGGTGCATTATTGACCGTCAGGATTTGAAGCAGTTAGGGGAATGGTGGCGAACGAACATGAACCGATCAGCTCGCAATGCCCGTGAAAGCCGGGAGATTTTTATGGATGCCTACGCACCTGGACTTCAATCGCAGTCTCAGAAGCACTTTATTACAGAGACAGACCGGATTATTGAACGTCATACCACGGGGAATTATGTAATATTGGATATGATTACCGAAAACCGCCAGATATTCATTCAGGGCGGCTGTGGGAGTGGAAAAACATGGTTAGCCTTGGAACAAGCTCGGCGCTGGGCAACCGAAGGTTCGGGCAGACATGTCCTCCTGCTTTGTTTTAATCTAGCCCTTCTGGAAATGCTCGAAGGTCTGGTGTGTCGACTGAAAATCAAAACCGGGAAAATTACCGTCAGGAGCTACGAGGGACTGGCACGCGAATTAATAGACAAAGCCGGACTGGGCTATGAACGTCCGGTGGGGGGTAAGGCAGAACAGAACAAATTCTTCACAGAGGTGGTTCCCGAGTACCTTTTGGATATTTGTCGCGATCCGACATTCCGTCCTGAATACGATGCCCTGATTGTAGACGAAGCCCAAGATCATGACACCTCCTTTGGTCAGACCATGAATAAACCAGACGAACCTGGCTGGTGGGGAATTTATATGTGCCTTCTCAAGGAAGGCTCATCATCGCGTATCGCCCTTTTTTACGATCCTGCCCAGAGATACTTTTATTGTCCTGAATCGTTTGATATTGGACGACTGGTAAAGTTATTCACGCAACCCGCACTGATCTCTCTCCGAGAAACTTTACGATATACTCGTCCCTTGGCTGTCTTTTTAAACGGTCTGATCCATGAGGATTTGAAGGAGTTCGCCGGCAGAATTCATGTCCATCCATCCCTACCAACCGGACCGAAAATTCAAATAACCCCACACACCGCTGAGAATGACGAAGAGTCCCTTGTCTCTGGCATTATTGAACAATGGATTTCCTCCGGACTATGTCGGGCGGAACAAGTCCTGATCCTTTATCCGAATCCTCACAGCATGCCTTCGTGGTTAAACCAAACCACTTTGGGGAAATGGCCTCTTTCCACGGTGGTGAATAGGATCATGGGGCACGTCGGCCATCTGAGTGTCCACAAGGCCAAGGGCCTCGACAGTCTCGGGGTCATCCTACTTGGCTTCAAATCGTTTGAGAAACTCACATCGCGAGGAGAGCGTATTTCTTACTTCATGGGGGCCAGTCGCGCCCGCCAGCTTCTTGCCATTGTGCCAAGAGCTTAA